One window from the genome of Rhodopirellula halodulae encodes:
- the ispH gene encoding 4-hydroxy-3-methylbut-2-enyl diphosphate reductase, protein MKIILAAPRGFCAGVNMAIDSLDLTLQKFGPPVYVYHEIVHNQYVVKTFREKGAVFVDTIEEVPEGGVLLFSAHGVSPEIRKAAQARKLHALDATCPLVTKVHLEAIKYAKAGYTIILIGHEGHDEVLGTMGEAPEAIVLVEDENDVDKLEFPPGTELAYLTQTTLSVDDAGRVIKRLRERFPEIHSPPKDDICYATQNRQEAVKLLREDADVVVVLGSQNSSNSQRLRELAAEQGKTAVLVDGPQDLSLEQFSSENTVLITAGASAPESVVEDTVEWLKANFDATVETSVIREEDVKFPLPKPLRAFAAEQAAAKA, encoded by the coding sequence ATGAAGATCATTTTGGCTGCACCCCGAGGCTTTTGCGCCGGGGTCAACATGGCAATCGACTCGCTGGATTTGACGCTGCAAAAATTTGGTCCGCCGGTCTACGTCTACCATGAGATCGTCCACAACCAGTATGTGGTCAAGACTTTTCGGGAAAAGGGAGCCGTCTTTGTGGACACCATTGAAGAGGTGCCCGAGGGAGGAGTGTTGCTCTTCTCCGCCCACGGCGTCTCACCCGAAATCCGAAAAGCGGCACAAGCTCGCAAGCTTCATGCCTTGGACGCCACGTGCCCGTTGGTCACCAAGGTGCACCTGGAAGCAATCAAATACGCCAAAGCGGGATACACCATCATCTTGATCGGTCACGAGGGTCACGATGAGGTGCTGGGAACCATGGGAGAAGCCCCCGAAGCCATCGTCCTGGTCGAAGACGAGAACGATGTCGATAAGCTCGAATTCCCACCCGGAACAGAGCTCGCTTACCTAACCCAAACGACACTTTCGGTGGACGACGCCGGTCGAGTCATCAAACGATTGCGAGAACGTTTCCCGGAGATCCACTCGCCACCCAAAGACGACATCTGCTACGCGACTCAAAACCGTCAAGAAGCCGTCAAACTGCTTCGCGAAGACGCAGATGTGGTGGTTGTCCTTGGCAGCCAGAACAGCAGCAATAGTCAACGATTGCGTGAGTTGGCAGCCGAACAGGGCAAAACCGCGGTGCTCGTTGACGGCCCCCAAGATCTGTCGCTCGAACAATTTTCATCTGAGAACACGGTCTTGATCACAGCGGGTGCCAGCGCTCCTGAATCGGTTGTCGAAGACACCGTTGAATGGCTGAAAGCCAACTTCGACGCAACGGTCGAGACTTCTGTGATTCGCGAAGAGGATGTGAAGTTCCCGCTGCCGAAACCACTGCGCGCCTTCGCCGCGGAGCAAGCCGCCGCAAAGGCATGA
- the hpnC gene encoding squalene synthase HpnC, translating into MGSDQACPGSASGEAAESRIILQSDGKDCFRDALEESRAKCRAIAKESRENFLVVTCLLPREYRQPFCDVYAFCRTADDRADESAGPQEAMAALNEYRQSVAKIYSGESPGDAGDGIFVALAETIRKHSIPRSCLDDLLDAFVQDQTVFGYDDEEALLDYCRRSANPVGRMILRMADSDDEENLLASDEICTALQLANFWQDVSRDRLIGRVYIPRTIMQQFGFDESLIRDGLAGGDSTPNYVRQSIQFLCQQTRERFHRGAVLIDRVPAWLSADLRLFVQGGLATLDAIEAIQYDVLRTRPVVHRRTQAKLLLGAMWQRLIRGRASSEVA; encoded by the coding sequence ATGGGATCGGATCAGGCATGTCCGGGCTCAGCTTCTGGTGAGGCGGCGGAAAGCCGGATTATTCTGCAGAGCGACGGAAAGGACTGTTTTCGTGATGCCCTCGAGGAATCGCGTGCGAAGTGTCGGGCGATTGCGAAGGAGAGCCGAGAGAATTTTCTGGTGGTGACCTGTTTGTTGCCGCGGGAATATCGGCAACCGTTTTGCGACGTCTACGCGTTCTGTCGGACGGCGGATGATCGGGCGGATGAGTCGGCGGGCCCGCAGGAGGCGATGGCGGCGCTGAACGAATACCGACAATCGGTCGCGAAAATTTACTCTGGAGAATCACCTGGCGACGCGGGAGATGGAATCTTTGTCGCGCTGGCGGAAACCATTCGCAAGCATTCCATTCCTCGATCCTGTTTGGATGATTTGCTGGACGCATTCGTCCAAGACCAAACGGTGTTTGGCTATGACGATGAAGAAGCACTGTTGGACTATTGCCGCCGTTCAGCCAACCCGGTCGGCCGAATGATTTTGCGGATGGCCGACTCGGATGATGAAGAGAACTTGTTGGCTTCGGACGAGATCTGCACGGCGCTGCAGTTGGCGAATTTTTGGCAAGACGTTTCACGCGACCGATTGATCGGTCGCGTCTACATCCCCAGAACCATCATGCAGCAGTTTGGCTTCGACGAGTCTTTGATTCGCGATGGTTTGGCCGGTGGTGACTCAACACCCAACTACGTTCGACAATCGATTCAATTTCTCTGTCAGCAAACTCGCGAGCGGTTTCATCGCGGAGCGGTCTTGATTGATCGGGTGCCAGCCTGGCTGAGTGCTGACCTAAGGCTGTTCGTGCAGGGAGGTTTGGCCACGTTGGATGCCATCGAGGCGATTCAGTACGACGTGTTGCGAACGCGTCCGGTGGTCCATCGCCGCACCCAGGCGAAGTTGTTGTTGGGCGCGATGTGGCAGCGGCTCATTCGTGGTCGAGCATCATCAGAGGTGGCTTGA
- a CDS encoding phytoene/squalene synthase family protein — protein sequence MDPKLLASSYAAVRRISRRSGSSFYRSFWLLPRDKRDAMSALYAFARITDDLGDCSEPLTLRRSWLQWWRQTTAMNLIGDGPQPIRLADEVEKLSTNDSIDLVRYANEIMPALRHAADRYQIPSRYLLEIVDGVMADQQKNRFDTFEQLEHYCYLVASAVGIACLHIWGFRSPLPMQSAVDCGLAFQLTNILRDVSEDAARGRIYLPRQHYEQHGLEEDDLLSPRRDARLRCLLLDEAERASELFQSGWRVWDSLHEDGRPMFSMMWRTYRKLLQRIMDDPDAVVTRRVSLGVRDRIGIVSNHFVGPLYRRLPVPPLELAVDDSVALSNRDNSA from the coding sequence ATGGATCCCAAATTGCTCGCGTCGAGCTATGCCGCCGTCCGACGAATTTCCAGACGTTCCGGAAGTAGTTTTTATCGTTCCTTTTGGTTGTTGCCCCGAGACAAACGCGACGCGATGTCTGCGCTCTACGCGTTTGCGCGTATCACGGATGACTTGGGGGATTGTTCCGAACCACTGACCCTGCGTCGTAGTTGGTTGCAATGGTGGCGACAAACGACCGCGATGAACCTGATCGGGGACGGGCCGCAGCCGATTCGGCTGGCAGATGAGGTTGAAAAACTTTCGACCAATGATTCGATCGATTTGGTGCGTTATGCCAACGAAATCATGCCAGCGCTACGCCACGCTGCCGATCGATATCAAATTCCTTCGCGATACTTGTTGGAAATCGTCGATGGAGTGATGGCGGATCAACAGAAGAACCGGTTCGACACATTCGAACAACTCGAACACTATTGTTATCTGGTGGCTTCCGCGGTTGGCATCGCTTGTTTGCACATTTGGGGTTTTCGTTCGCCGCTACCGATGCAATCGGCGGTGGATTGTGGGTTGGCGTTTCAGTTAACCAATATCCTGCGGGATGTCAGCGAAGACGCCGCTCGCGGTCGCATCTATCTGCCACGTCAGCATTACGAGCAACATGGTCTTGAAGAAGATGATTTGCTTTCACCGCGTCGGGATGCTCGGCTGCGTTGTTTGCTGCTGGACGAAGCGGAGAGGGCATCGGAGCTGTTTCAATCAGGTTGGCGGGTTTGGGATTCGCTGCACGAAGATGGGCGTCCGATGTTCAGCATGATGTGGCGGACCTACCGTAAGCTGCTTCAACGCATCATGGATGATCCGGACGCCGTGGTTACACGACGAGTCTCCTTGGGAGTGCGAGATCGGATTGGAATCGTTTCCAATCACTTCGTTGGGCCGCTCTATCGCAGGCTGCCCGTGCCGCCGCTGGAGCTTGCGGTCGATGATTCGGTTGCGTTATCAAACCGTGACAATTCCGCATGA
- the hpnE gene encoding hydroxysqualene dehydroxylase HpnE gives MTRRVVILGGGIAGLSAAETLARSDEFKRRELELSLLEARSSTGGRAGSFVERETGQTVDYCQHVAMGCCTTLLSLLQRMDLLRHFQRYEALTFYHPDHGFSRFEPNKWLPAPLHLAMTLTSLKHLSSRDQKLIRKGLWRLMRTKSSDLVGVTAKDWLVMQDQEQSCLEKFWSVILVSALGDTIDRVSMQAARKVIVDGFAGARDASDVWVPRLPLSKIFGDEFSGRIRGMGVDLQLRSPVRELQRTQDAGTWEIHCSGGSRLVADDVLVATPWHVSRRWFPELWGQSNSAAEEKPSDSETPFESSPITGVHLWLDRSLTELPHIAMVGTLTHWLFREPLDSHAEATTQVDGAYHQVVISGRHGEEGWSGERLVAEVMKELEAAFPEVGTPNVLNFRVVTDPNAVFSVSPATERCRPSVQTEMPGLYLAGDAVATGWPSTMEGAAISGQMAAKAVLGALAASNHEADHIHGEPPGLPRGLLARWLIR, from the coding sequence ATGACTCGCCGTGTGGTCATCCTTGGCGGAGGAATCGCAGGTCTTTCCGCCGCTGAAACGTTGGCAAGAAGCGACGAATTCAAGCGAAGAGAATTGGAGCTTTCGCTGTTGGAAGCCCGTAGCAGCACCGGTGGGCGCGCCGGCTCGTTCGTGGAACGCGAAACGGGACAGACGGTCGACTATTGCCAACACGTGGCGATGGGATGTTGCACCACTTTGTTGTCGCTGCTGCAGCGAATGGACCTGTTACGACACTTCCAGCGATATGAAGCTTTGACCTTCTATCATCCGGACCATGGATTCAGTCGCTTTGAACCCAACAAGTGGTTGCCGGCGCCGCTGCATTTAGCGATGACGTTGACATCGCTGAAGCACCTGTCTTCGCGAGATCAAAAACTGATTCGCAAGGGCCTTTGGCGATTGATGCGAACGAAGTCCAGTGACTTGGTGGGGGTGACCGCCAAGGATTGGCTGGTGATGCAGGACCAAGAACAAAGCTGCCTCGAGAAGTTTTGGTCGGTCATCTTGGTAAGTGCTTTGGGCGACACAATCGACCGGGTTTCGATGCAGGCGGCTCGCAAGGTGATTGTCGATGGTTTTGCGGGAGCCCGTGATGCCAGCGATGTTTGGGTGCCAAGGCTTCCGCTGTCGAAGATTTTTGGTGACGAGTTCTCAGGTCGAATCCGTGGCATGGGAGTCGATCTGCAACTTCGGTCTCCCGTTCGCGAATTGCAGCGGACGCAGGATGCTGGGACATGGGAGATTCATTGTTCGGGAGGAAGCCGTTTGGTGGCGGATGATGTTTTGGTTGCTACACCGTGGCATGTCAGCCGCCGATGGTTCCCTGAGTTGTGGGGACAGTCGAACTCGGCGGCTGAAGAGAAACCGTCGGATTCTGAAACCCCGTTTGAGTCGTCTCCCATCACGGGAGTGCATTTGTGGTTGGATCGATCGTTGACGGAGTTGCCCCACATTGCAATGGTCGGCACTTTGACGCATTGGTTGTTTCGGGAACCGTTGGACTCTCATGCCGAAGCGACGACGCAAGTGGATGGGGCGTACCATCAAGTCGTCATCAGTGGTCGGCATGGTGAGGAAGGTTGGTCCGGCGAGCGTTTGGTAGCGGAGGTCATGAAGGAATTGGAAGCAGCCTTTCCGGAAGTTGGAACGCCCAATGTTTTGAACTTTCGAGTGGTGACCGATCCCAATGCGGTTTTCAGTGTCAGCCCCGCGACAGAACGTTGCCGACCATCTGTGCAGACCGAAATGCCGGGTCTGTATTTGGCGGGAGACGCCGTCGCAACGGGGTGGCCGTCGACAATGGAAGGTGCGGCGATCAGCGGCCAGATGGCGGCAAAAGCCGTGCTCGGGGCTCTCGCTGCATCCAACCACGAAGCAGACCATATTCACGGTGAACCGCCGGGGCTGCCGAGAGGCCTTTTGGCCCGTTGGTTGATTCGATGA
- a CDS encoding FAD-dependent oxidoreductase: MDPLIPAHLIERRRWLVAPDETNHPPGEMVLYWMHNALRGHENPALDVAISIAHHAGLPLLVYHGLSEKYPYASDRHHAFILQGARDVQRELAERGISYAFHLERQGNRGPHLRDLCRRAAVLVSEEMPVAPITCWTERLRSLVTTPIVLVDTNCVVPSQTVETVRTKAFEFRRAIQPALSDRLQKPYTELPSNLKAAEFRGELGFEPIDLQDTCLSRLIRQCKIDHSVGPVADTPGGTRAGYDRWQRYRDSSLKAYSLRRNHADDPQGVSRMSGYLHYGMVSPFRIAREAASLGARKFVDELVVWREMVFRFCLEHSDELDTMSALPQWAQDTLADHAADPRGETLDWEALARGRSSHDLWNLAQQSLLRHGELHNNLRMTWGKAFLSLTSSPSHALAQCIDLNHRYAIDGRSPVSYSGILWSFGQFDRPFEPEQPVYGSVRPRLVNRHEARLDVQQFVEWVHRPIAKNLPRVAIVGAGLAGLIAARTLSDHGLDVQIFEKSRGVGGRMATRRTPNGSSFDHGAQYFTVRDDRFARYVRSWIQRGLVEPWMQTVVELQPGGKVAEEKTRTPRYVGVPGMNAIGKHLAADLHVELQTKVRAIVPDQGGWRIEADRMGMDQVDASTDATNNLDSDEWGRFDLVILNCPPSQAVSFLDDNSEIARVASAVEMKPCWSAMLHCEGLNDLPFAGAFINEGPLSWIARNDAKPGRADGSNDEITTEAASRWVLHASAEWSREHLERSSEWVLEQLTHALEMATGKRVSRIIESQAHRWRFANPSAPLEQECLWDAASGIGVCGDWCGGPRVEGAFLSGMAMAGEILRHATIDRAAPVVTLAERETTPKRTVDAV, translated from the coding sequence TTGGATCCGCTGATCCCCGCACACCTCATTGAGCGTCGACGGTGGCTGGTTGCCCCCGATGAAACCAATCACCCGCCGGGTGAGATGGTGTTGTATTGGATGCACAATGCACTGCGGGGTCACGAGAACCCAGCGTTGGATGTCGCGATCTCGATTGCGCACCACGCCGGCTTGCCGTTGCTGGTGTATCACGGTTTGTCGGAGAAGTATCCGTACGCGTCGGACCGTCACCATGCCTTCATTCTGCAAGGTGCTCGAGATGTCCAGCGTGAATTGGCGGAACGCGGAATCAGCTACGCGTTCCACTTGGAACGACAAGGCAATCGCGGCCCGCACTTGCGTGATCTCTGTCGCCGAGCGGCGGTTTTGGTCAGTGAAGAAATGCCCGTTGCCCCCATCACGTGTTGGACCGAACGGCTGCGAAGTTTGGTGACCACGCCAATCGTTCTAGTCGACACAAATTGCGTGGTGCCGTCGCAAACGGTGGAAACGGTACGGACGAAAGCGTTTGAGTTTCGACGCGCGATTCAACCCGCCTTGTCGGATCGATTGCAGAAGCCTTACACCGAACTGCCCTCAAATTTGAAGGCTGCTGAGTTCCGAGGTGAGCTGGGGTTTGAGCCGATTGATTTGCAAGACACCTGTTTGTCGCGACTCATTCGTCAGTGCAAGATCGATCATTCGGTCGGACCGGTTGCTGACACGCCCGGTGGAACGCGTGCAGGATATGATCGCTGGCAGCGGTATCGTGATTCGTCTTTGAAAGCGTACTCTCTGCGCCGAAACCATGCGGACGACCCACAAGGTGTCAGCCGCATGAGTGGGTACCTCCACTATGGGATGGTCAGCCCGTTTCGAATCGCCCGCGAAGCTGCCAGCCTAGGTGCGAGAAAGTTCGTGGATGAGTTGGTGGTTTGGCGAGAGATGGTTTTCCGATTTTGTCTGGAGCACTCGGACGAACTGGACACGATGTCCGCATTGCCACAATGGGCGCAGGATACCCTTGCGGATCACGCCGCTGATCCTCGTGGTGAGACGTTGGATTGGGAGGCTCTGGCGAGAGGTCGTTCGTCACACGATTTGTGGAATTTGGCTCAGCAGAGTCTGTTGCGACACGGCGAACTTCATAACAACTTGCGGATGACCTGGGGCAAAGCGTTCTTGTCGCTCACCTCATCGCCGTCTCATGCGTTGGCACAGTGCATTGATCTGAATCATCGCTACGCGATTGATGGACGCAGTCCGGTGAGTTACAGCGGAATCCTTTGGAGCTTTGGTCAATTTGATCGCCCGTTCGAACCAGAACAGCCCGTCTACGGCAGCGTGCGCCCACGGTTGGTCAATCGTCACGAAGCTCGTTTGGATGTTCAGCAGTTTGTAGAGTGGGTGCATCGTCCCATCGCGAAAAATTTGCCGCGGGTTGCGATCGTTGGTGCCGGTTTGGCTGGACTGATCGCTGCCCGAACTTTGTCGGACCACGGGTTAGACGTTCAGATATTTGAAAAATCACGTGGCGTCGGTGGCCGCATGGCGACTCGTCGGACTCCGAACGGATCGTCGTTTGATCATGGGGCACAGTACTTCACTGTTCGGGATGATCGGTTTGCCCGTTATGTGCGAAGTTGGATCCAAAGAGGTTTGGTCGAACCTTGGATGCAAACCGTTGTCGAGTTGCAGCCGGGAGGGAAGGTGGCGGAGGAGAAGACTCGAACGCCTCGCTACGTGGGTGTGCCGGGAATGAACGCCATCGGAAAACACCTCGCCGCAGACTTGCATGTCGAGTTGCAAACCAAGGTCCGTGCGATTGTTCCGGATCAAGGAGGCTGGCGCATTGAAGCGGATCGGATGGGCATGGATCAGGTGGATGCTTCAACCGACGCAACGAACAATCTCGATTCCGATGAGTGGGGGCGGTTTGATCTCGTCATTCTGAATTGCCCGCCATCGCAAGCCGTATCGTTTCTGGATGACAATTCAGAAATCGCACGTGTTGCTTCCGCTGTTGAGATGAAGCCGTGTTGGTCTGCCATGTTGCACTGCGAAGGGCTGAACGATTTGCCTTTCGCGGGAGCCTTTATCAATGAAGGACCACTTTCATGGATTGCTCGCAACGACGCCAAGCCGGGGCGTGCGGATGGTTCCAACGATGAAATTACAACGGAAGCAGCGAGTCGCTGGGTATTGCACGCATCCGCGGAATGGTCGCGTGAACACTTGGAGCGATCCTCTGAGTGGGTGTTGGAGCAGTTGACTCACGCTCTTGAAATGGCCACCGGCAAACGTGTTTCTCGAATCATCGAGTCGCAAGCCCATCGTTGGCGATTCGCCAATCCATCGGCGCCGCTGGAGCAAGAGTGCTTGTGGGACGCAGCGAGCGGAATCGGTGTGTGCGGTGATTGGTGTGGTGGACCGCGAGTGGAAGGTGCCTTCCTAAGTGGAATGGCGATGGCCGGTGAAATCTTGCGTCATGCGACCATCGACCGTGCGGCGCCGGTCGTTACTTTGGCAGAACGAGAGACTACGCCGAAGCGAACAGTCGACGCGGTGTAG
- the fliO gene encoding flagellar biosynthetic protein FliO, whose product MMASSLQNPTRVVASQRLFWILAVLMVLPFSGVAADQPFATSTPIPKVETDNSPRVIGRGFPTLSATTHSPSQGETTASAYQLAEEQQRDGLEFNPDREPSRSKTIGPLVTVGSSLAIVLALFCGLVWVSRRFGGGTAASKPLSASTLSPLGHTMLDPRTKLLLVKCGRRVLVLSQTSNGVTPITEVTDPDEVRELVASCSSEAREVFEQTMRQIEREPVASGFVERPSQPAPQQATPRRLFASA is encoded by the coding sequence ATGATGGCAAGTTCATTGCAAAATCCAACGCGAGTCGTCGCTTCGCAACGACTCTTCTGGATCCTAGCCGTCTTGATGGTGCTGCCATTTTCTGGCGTTGCCGCCGACCAACCTTTCGCGACATCAACTCCGATCCCAAAAGTCGAAACTGACAACTCACCCCGAGTGATCGGTCGAGGCTTCCCAACGCTTTCTGCGACGACACATTCGCCATCGCAAGGTGAAACCACCGCGTCCGCGTATCAATTGGCAGAAGAACAACAAAGGGATGGTCTCGAGTTCAATCCCGACCGGGAACCCAGTCGCTCGAAAACGATTGGCCCGCTCGTCACAGTTGGCTCCAGTCTCGCAATCGTTTTGGCGTTGTTCTGTGGGCTGGTTTGGGTGAGCCGACGCTTTGGTGGCGGCACCGCTGCTTCCAAACCCTTGTCAGCGAGCACTCTCAGTCCACTCGGGCACACAATGCTCGACCCACGTACAAAATTATTGCTCGTGAAATGCGGCCGGCGCGTGTTGGTGCTCAGCCAAACTTCCAACGGAGTCACGCCGATCACCGAGGTGACGGATCCAGACGAAGTTCGCGAATTGGTGGCGAGTTGCAGTTCCGAAGCTCGCGAAGTGTTCGAACAAACGATGCGCCAAATCGAACGCGAACCGGTGGCATCTGGCTTCGTGGAGCGTCCAAGCCAACCGGCGCCACAACAAGCTACACCGCGTCGACTGTTCGCTTCGGCGTAG
- the fliN gene encoding flagellar motor switch protein FliN codes for MSETENQTDSSEQLNTDDIEALLNEASQSLAAATGDKDNSQRDVPRPFALGDLSPGSANEASHDVDLLGEVEMDLRIELGRTEMKLEEVLRLRSGSVVALDKLAGDPVDIYVNGRLIARGEVLVMNDNFCVRVTELVGA; via the coding sequence GTGAGCGAAACCGAGAATCAAACCGACTCTAGCGAACAGCTCAACACCGACGACATCGAGGCGTTGCTCAACGAAGCATCGCAATCGCTCGCAGCCGCCACCGGCGACAAAGACAACTCGCAACGCGATGTCCCACGTCCGTTCGCCTTGGGTGATCTTTCGCCCGGTTCAGCCAATGAAGCATCACACGACGTCGATCTGCTCGGCGAAGTGGAAATGGATCTTCGTATCGAGCTTGGCCGAACTGAGATGAAACTCGAAGAAGTCCTCCGCCTTCGATCGGGCAGCGTTGTCGCTCTCGACAAGTTGGCAGGTGACCCGGTCGACATCTACGTCAATGGCCGCCTTATCGCTCGCGGCGAAGTTCTGGTGATGAATGACAACTTCTGCGTTCGAGTGACCGAATTGGTGGGAGCGTGA
- a CDS encoding dihydrolipoamide acetyltransferase, producing MADENTTEETQPTDEAPNKPRSNTGLIVMFVGMVVVLETGMFFFLVPSAEQVSALAEAELIQSVQEGAEQAEQELTDENREVEFDLGAFGETFSPIETERTFRVELKLYGIIRKKNVEKMTKEFDDKNGRLRHAIRMKIRNSELQELTDNQLGLLQRRILTTCNHLLDEDLLLGIGFQEFQLIEE from the coding sequence ATGGCCGACGAAAACACCACTGAAGAAACTCAACCAACCGACGAAGCACCGAACAAACCGCGTAGCAATACCGGTTTGATCGTGATGTTCGTTGGCATGGTGGTGGTTCTAGAAACCGGGATGTTCTTCTTTCTCGTCCCAAGTGCGGAACAAGTTAGCGCTTTGGCGGAAGCCGAATTGATCCAGTCCGTCCAAGAGGGCGCCGAGCAAGCCGAACAGGAATTGACCGATGAAAACCGAGAGGTCGAGTTCGATTTAGGTGCGTTTGGCGAGACATTCAGTCCCATCGAAACCGAGCGAACTTTTCGGGTGGAACTGAAGCTCTACGGGATCATCCGGAAGAAAAACGTCGAAAAAATGACGAAGGAGTTCGACGACAAAAATGGCCGACTTCGCCACGCGATTCGGATGAAAATCCGAAATAGCGAGCTGCAGGAGCTCACCGACAACCAATTGGGCTTGCTCCAGCGAAGAATTTTGACGACATGTAACCATCTTCTGGATGAAGATCTGCTGCTGGGAATCGGTTTTCAGGAATTCCAGCTGATCGAGGAGTAA
- a CDS encoding OmpA/MotB family protein, with the protein MDEEPEEMGIPEWVVTFGDMMSLLLTFFIMLVSLSEIKEEETYQALVDSMQQQFGYKRTLESLAPGDAKPRSMEFSVLSTTGRAKKKDTAKGGVPEKAPVGEEQHVRIVRPGHMTAVGSVVFFEVGSDLLTPNNQRILEETAKQLRGKPQRIEVRGHVSAEFAARTAGTDEAMLLAIRRAAAVKRYLVSQQGISAERFRVSSAEATEPITRNATITKFGNDSRVEVFLLDETVEDPKGTSDSDSKDRRPQA; encoded by the coding sequence ATGGATGAAGAACCAGAAGAAATGGGCATCCCCGAGTGGGTTGTCACATTCGGCGACATGATGAGCCTGCTGCTGACGTTCTTCATCATGTTGGTCTCGCTCAGCGAGATCAAAGAAGAAGAAACGTACCAAGCCCTCGTGGACTCGATGCAGCAACAGTTTGGTTACAAACGCACACTGGAATCGTTGGCTCCCGGAGACGCGAAACCGCGTTCCATGGAGTTTTCAGTGCTCTCCACCACCGGTCGAGCCAAGAAAAAGGACACGGCCAAAGGTGGTGTGCCTGAAAAGGCTCCCGTGGGTGAGGAACAACATGTGCGCATCGTTCGTCCCGGTCACATGACCGCGGTCGGCAGCGTGGTGTTTTTCGAAGTGGGGAGCGATCTGCTGACACCCAATAACCAACGCATCCTGGAAGAAACCGCGAAACAACTGCGAGGCAAACCACAACGCATCGAAGTTCGTGGTCACGTTTCGGCTGAGTTTGCAGCCCGTACGGCGGGCACGGACGAAGCCATGCTACTCGCGATTCGTCGAGCTGCCGCCGTGAAACGCTATCTAGTTTCACAGCAAGGCATCTCCGCCGAGCGTTTCCGGGTGTCTTCCGCCGAAGCAACCGAACCAATCACTCGAAACGCGACGATCACCAAATTCGGTAACGACTCGCGTGTCGAAGTGTTCTTGCTCGATGAAACAGTGGAGGACCCCAAAGGCACCTCCGATTCCGATTCGAAAGACCGACGACCTCAGGCTTAG
- a CDS encoding motility protein A, which translates to MDIASLLGLIFAIGLILVSILLGSAPFSAFIDIPSGLVVVGGAFAAALICFPMGSILKSPVIALKVLLNKGENRLALIKSIVELAEVARRDGLLALESKISEIDNALVKTGLQMAVDGTAPEIVEEVLRTEVAGMVMRHREGKSIMDQLGRFAPAYGMIGTLMGLIMMLQDMSDPSGIGAGMAVALITTLYGAIVANVFFSPFAEKLGLMSRNEQLSMEIAIRGVMAIQSGESPRAIDQKLQTYLPAKQRELQ; encoded by the coding sequence ATGGACATTGCCAGCCTTCTCGGTTTGATTTTCGCGATCGGCCTGATCCTCGTATCCATTCTGCTTGGTAGCGCTCCGTTCTCCGCCTTCATCGACATTCCGTCGGGACTGGTGGTGGTCGGGGGCGCATTCGCGGCCGCATTGATCTGCTTCCCGATGGGCTCGATCCTGAAGAGCCCCGTCATTGCATTGAAGGTTCTGCTGAACAAAGGCGAGAACCGCTTAGCACTGATCAAATCCATCGTCGAACTGGCCGAGGTAGCACGTCGCGATGGCCTACTAGCGTTGGAATCCAAGATCAGCGAGATCGACAATGCTCTGGTGAAGACCGGCTTGCAAATGGCGGTCGACGGCACCGCCCCCGAAATCGTGGAAGAGGTCCTTCGCACGGAAGTCGCCGGCATGGTGATGCGTCACCGCGAAGGCAAATCCATCATGGACCAATTGGGACGATTTGCACCGGCCTACGGAATGATCGGGACCCTGATGGGTCTGATCATGATGCTTCAAGACATGTCCGATCCATCCGGGATTGGTGCCGGGATGGCCGTGGCACTGATCACCACGCTGTACGGGGCCATTGTGGCCAATGTGTTCTTCAGTCCCTTTGCAGAGAAGCTTGGACTGATGAGCCGCAACGAACAACTGAGCATGGAAATTGCTATTCGCGGCGTGATGGCGATTCAGTCTGGGGAAAGCCCACGGGCGATTGACCAGAAACTGCAAACGTATCTGCCCGCGAAACAACGAGAGCTGCAGTAA
- a CDS encoding flagellar FlbD family protein yields the protein MIKLTRLDGEPFVLNAELIRYVERRGDTFVTLTNGERLAVKESMDDVVDRSIEYQQRKHMLPAVPPAIDLQTTASHSPTAN from the coding sequence ATGATCAAGCTCACTCGGCTCGACGGAGAACCATTCGTCCTCAACGCCGAATTGATTCGTTACGTCGAACGACGTGGCGACACGTTTGTCACGCTGACCAATGGGGAACGTTTGGCAGTCAAGGAATCCATGGACGACGTGGTGGATCGATCGATTGAGTATCAGCAGCGCAAACACATGTTGCCTGCGGTGCCACCAGCGATCGATTTGCAAACCACCGCCTCCCATTCGCCAACCGCCAACTAG